From Dryobates pubescens isolate bDryPub1 chromosome 40, bDryPub1.pri, whole genome shotgun sequence:
GGCCGCCGCGGCCTCACCATCCCCGGGCGCGGAGGCTCCGGCGGCTCCGCCGCGGCCCGGCCGCTTCCATGGACGGCGACGCTTCCGGATACTCACCGGAAGTGCGTCTGACGTCAGCGCGAGGCGCGCCGAAGCGGCCGCGAGCGGCGCCATCTTGCCGGCTCGGAGCGCTCTCCGCCGCGCGGCGCCATCTTGCCTCAGGGCGCCGCCATCTTGGCtaggggcagggcagcctccGCTGCTTCCGTGCCCGCCGGTGCCGGTGGCTGAGCGGCGGCCGGGCTCAGCCCGAGGCACAGGGACGAGCCGCATTACCGCGGCGGGCAGGGCTCGTCCCGGGCCCGGTAGCACCGGGATCTGCTGCCCGTGGGACCGGCCATACCCACCATGGAGGCTCCCCCGCCACACCCATCATGGCGGCTGCCCACGGCCACGCCCAGCATGGCCGACACGGAGGCTCGGACACGGGCGGGGGGGAATGCAGCTTTTATTGGGACGAGCATCGCGgtggggctgagccctccccGTGGGGCCCGACCCTCCCCgtggggctgagccctccccGTGGGTCCCGACCCTCCCCgtggggctgagccctccccGTGGGTCCCGACCCTCCCCgtggggctgagccctccccgtggggctgagccctccccGTGGGTCCCGACCCTCCCCgtggggctgagccctccccGTGGGGCTGAGCTCTTGCGTGGGGCTGAACTGACCCCACGGAGCTGAACTTCCCCTGTGggtcccagccccctcccgggGGTCCGTCGCCCCCATCCCGCCTGTGCCTCCCTCCCGTGCCAACCCCAGCGGCTCCTCCGCCGCGCCCCGGGGGGGCTGCGAGGGTCCCGCAGCCAGCGGCCCGTGGCAGTGGCAGTGCCAGTCCCGGTGCCACCCTCCCGGGGTGGGGTTCGCTACGCCGAGGCGGGCGCCAGGTGCCCGTCGGTGGTGCCCCCCGGGCTGGCAGCCCACTCCTTCCTCTGGATGGTTCCTGTCTTCTCCTCCCGGAACTGCTGCCGCTCCTCCCGGGGGATCTTCACGGCGTGGTACTGGGGCACCGCGGGTGGCACTGCCCGCACCCGCCGGAAGAAGCCCAGCTGCGGGGCACCGGGGAGTCAGGGCCACGTGGGGCGACCCCCTCCCGGCACCCCCCGCCCCCGAGCGTGGCTTTGGGGACGGGCGGGGGGCGCTTGGCACCGACCGTGGCACAACACTGCGGAGCCTCTGCCccgctgctgggcactgccaacCCTCACATTTCCCAGTGTGGGCACTGCCAACCTTCACACATCCTATCATGGGCACTGTGAAGCCTCAAATGTCTCAGCTTGGGCACTGCCAACCCTCATCCCTCTGCCCTGGCATGCTGCTGGTCCTTGCCCAGCCCTgtagccccctgcccagggggctggcaTCACCGCTCGCccaccagtgccagctgctcGGCCGCCAAGGGCTGCAGGCCCCGGTGTGCCCAGTGGGAGTTagtgctgtgctggcagtgccaacTGTGCCACTGGAAGAAGCTACACTGGGGAGGAAGCAAGAGGTTgggcaaggccaggctgggtggcatGGCATGGGTAGGGTGGCATGGCACAAcatggcatggcacagccagggtggcacagcagagccagggtggcAGAGTAAggcacagcatggcagagaGTGGAGTGAGATGGCACGGggtggcacagcatggcatcaCACAGCTGGGTTGCCATGGGGTGGCTCAGTTGgggtggcacagcagggcacaagGTGGTTGGGGCGGCACAACACTGCACATGCCAGGGTCCCCGTGCccgggggaggaggggggcacACTGTGCCAGCGGGGGTCCCCTGCCCGTCCCTCACCTTCCAGAGGATGAgaaccagcagtgccaggagcaggatgCCAGCCAGCACCGCCAGGGGCACCACCCACCATGGCACACCGCCGGCCACCGCCGCCCCCGGGTCCAGGTAGATGGAGATTGGcatctggggagggggagggcagggccgTTAaggacgggggggggggagggaggtcttggggagggggtggcacagaggggggGTGGCACCAGACCTGGGTGGCACCGTCCCTGAGCACCAAGTTCTTGATGGAGGAGGTCACCGAGACGCTGGCACGGACGATCAGCTCCACCGAGGTGACAGCCAAGaactcctgtgccagggggCACGGCACgggctcagcctggcacaggggggCCCTCCCCATGCCAGGGGGGCTCTATCCTCATCCTGGGGGGGGGTCcgtgccagctctgtgccccccagtACCTCCAGGAAGGTGCTGTTCCAGAGGCGCCCGCGGGCACGCAGCACCGCGGCGCGCTCgaagctgggcagagggcagcggaagggctggcagcgggcagtgccctgggcacagtCCTGAGGGCCGAAGGGACAGGGCAGAGGTCAGCCTGGCCCCACGCGTGGGCACCCCGGGGGCGGGTGGCACCCCCGGGAGCCAAGGTACCCCCGGCcgggggaggagctgctgccaaggaACTGGGGCACCCCCGGGAGTGGCTGTGCCCACACAgatgcccccccagcagctggcaccccGCAGCCCCTCACCAGGGTGAcgttcttcttcttctctgagggtgctggcacccaccaggaccccagcctgggggggggctcggggggctcagcctccccctgcgGCTCCTGGAGGGGTTAGGATGGGCATGAACCGGGGGCGAGGGGCAGGGACCCGCCTGGCACCGGCGCCACCCCCTGCCCGCTCCCCCGGCAGTACCAGGGCGAGGCGCAGGGGGTTGGCACGGGGGGTGCAGGGCACTCGCTGCCCGGGGGgggcctccagctccagctgcagagggtaCAGCAACCATTTGCcgctgggcagctcctgaggcCACAGCAGGGTGAGGAAGGCTGAGCCCAAGGTCTTCAGCGCCTGGCCGCGGTGGGACACCTGCCAAGGGGGGGGGACGTGGCATCAGTGCCACCCTGGtgccacctcccaccccactgccaccctggtgccaccctggtgccacctcccaccccactgccaccctggtgccaccctggtgccacctcccaccccactgccaccctggtgccaccctggtgccacctcccaccccactgccaccctagtgccaccctggtgccacctcccaccccactGCCACCCTAGTGCCACCCTAGtgccacctcccaccccactGCCACCCTAGTGCCACCCTGGTGCCGCTTCCCACCCCACTGCCACCCTGGTGCCACCTCCCACCTCACTGCCACCCTGGTGCCACCCTGGtgccacctcccaccccactGCCACCCTGGTGCCACCCTGGTGCCACTTCCCACTCCACTGCCACCCTAGTGCCACCCTGGtgccacctcccaccccactGCCACCCTGGTGCCACTTCCCACTCCACTGCCACCCTGGTGCCACCCTGGtgccacctcccaccccactGCCACCCTGGTGCCACCCTGGTGCCACTTCCCACCCCACTGCCACCCTGGTGCCACCCTGGTGCCGCTTCCCACTCCACTGCcacctcccacccacccccctgccaccccttcacgtcccctcccccccagcagtgcaCAGGTTCGGCCGGGCCCCCCGCCCCgagctcccccccccctccccccatccccttgTGCCCCCCGGGGCGGTGCCAGGCGCTGGGCACCCACTCACCGTCACCTCGAAGCTGACGCCGCTGCCCACCTGCCCTTCCCTCCTCATGGCGCTCTCCCCCCGCACCACCCCCCCGAAGAAGAGCCGGGGGGGCACTGCCACCCTGTGGGGGCAACCTGGGGGTCAGGACAGTTCCGGGACCCCACCCCCACTTCAACCTCCtggcccccaccccctgcccccctggcactcaccctgTGACCGTGAGGGGCAGCTCGATGACCACTCGGGCACGGGCGACCAccggctccagccctggctgctcgcTGATGCTGGGGGGGAGTTccggggggggaaaaagggggggggggccgTCAGGCAtcacccccaaaacccacccagGACTTTGCCACGACCCCACGACCCCCCCCCGCGGGCTCACGTGGACAGTGCCAGCTCCACTGCCAGGTCCGTGGtctgcagggtgatgcccaaggtgctgaggatgaggaagaagtGGACCTGGGGGCGGCgggaggagggtgaggggtgcaaagggggggaggggggagagggggaagggctgcaggggtctgggggggtctagggggcagggggctgtgccCACCTGGGCTCCACGCTTCAGGGGGTTGCCCAGCTCGCACTCCACCCGCGAGCCGTTGGCGTTGGcaaggcacagcacaggcttggcctggggaggggggcaccGAGATGaaccagccccctccccaccccccccaagctTCTGGGGGACCCCGGCCCGGGAACGCCCCCCCCGGCACCCCCCAAtatccccagcacccccagagccagctgcagccctcggcaggagcagccctgaacccccagccccgcccccagcaccgcccccagccccttctgcacccccagcaccgcCCCAAGCCCTCTGGAGCCCCGGGGCGGACCCCATCCTGCAAGCccagcaccccaaaccccagccctgcgccccccagcacccctgggaccttctccatccttctgcaCCCCCAGGACCATCCCCAACACtttgcccccagcacccccaggaccaTCCCCAACACtttgcccccagcacccccaggaccaTCCTGATCCCCCTGGCTCCCCAGATCCtatcccaccacccccccagcaccatccctgtccccaggaCCATTCCCAACCCTccgcctccctcctccccctccgtcccctgccccccaccgcCGGCCCCGGGCCGTCGTAGGGGCGCAGGGCCGAGTAGGGCAGCTCCGGGGGGAAGGTGGCACTGAGGGAGGCCTCGTGGGCATCGTCGCCGTCCCGCTGCGGCTCCGCCGGGTCCGAGGGCTCGTTGGTGACCTGGATCTCCAGGGCCACATCCTTCTGGTCGCTCATGGCGAAGATGGCAGTGCCATCCtcgcccctggggacagggctgcgGTGAGAATCCCCTCGCCCTCCCCCCCGCCAAGGCtccggggggcggggggcacggTGCCAGCGCCCCCCtcacctgggcagggacacgaAGTCTGCGTCCCCCAGGcgggcacagaactggaagcGGAGCTGGAGGTTGCTCTGGCAGATCCTGTCCTCGCCGCAGCCCTGCTTCAGGAAGTgcacctggggggagtgggggggacgTGGGGGCACTGCGGGCACCCCCCCGCGACAGGGGACGTGGGGACAACCCAGACACCCCCCGTGACAGGGGACGTGGGGacaccccccagggcaggggatgTGGGGACACTCCGGGCACCCACCCGTGTCAGGGGGACACGGGGACACCCTGGGCCCCCCCTGTGATATGGGGacccccccagccaccccccaggACAGGTGACATGGGGACACCCCCCAGGACAGGGGGACGTGGGCACGTTCTGGGCAGCCCTCCGTGGACACTCCGGGCACACGCACACCCCCCCGTGACAGGAGGAACGTGGGGACACCTCAGACACCCCCCCGTGGGGGTCTCGGCAGGGCGCCCACCTCGGTGcggaggctgctgggctgctgcggGCTGAGGACCGGCGccagggggggcagggctggcagcgccACCCTCCGGCCCCGCCGCGGTGCCGCCGTGCCCTGGATGCCATAGGCCAGGGTGAGGGCGATGGGACGCAGCTTGTCccggatgctgtcctggggagggggggacaggcgtgaggaagaggagggacagggatgaggagaagatggggatgaagatgaggatggggatggggatgaaaATAaggacgaggaggaggagggggagggggatgaggatgagactgaagatgaggatgaggatAAGGAGAATGAGGAtaaggaggatgaggatgaggatggggatgaggaggatgaggatggggatgaggatgaggatggggatgaggaggaTTAGGATgaagatggggatggggatggggatgaggagggtgaggatggggatggggatggggatgaggcCGGAGGCAGGGATAGGGACAAGGCTGGGGACGGGGCTGAGGCTGAAGATGAGGCTgatggtgagggtgatgagggTGATGAGGGTGATGAGGGTGATGAGGGTGATGAGGGTGAGGAAGGACGCACGTGGAGGCGGAAGGTGGCGGCGCCGCAGCCCCGGgcgtgctgctggggcagctccactctgccgcTGAATTGGTGCTCGGGGTCCGAGGGTCGGCGGCCGAGGAAGGCCCCGCGGGGGGCATggccctgccgccgccgctccgcctCGGCGTCGAACACATACTCCAGGACTGGAGGGAGGGCAAAAGAGGTGGGCAcggtgccagggggtgccagccgccacccctcacccaccctcTCCGGCCCACCCCCCGGGGCTGCTCACCGAGGTTGGGGCTGTAAGCGGCGGGACTGGAAGCGTAGCTGAAGCAGGCTCGGACCTCCACgctgtgggcacagggggcGAGCTCAGAGTGGGCACCCACCCCCCTAACTGTGCCCTCccgggtgcccagggaggtggcacccACCAGAcgccctcctgctgctggcagttgcTGCGCTCCAGGTCGATGCTGGGCGGCGTCAGGGAGAGGTTCCTGGAGACGTGGACCACAGGGCGAGCCCTGCCCGGGGTGGGGGTGCCAAGGGGGGTGCCACCGTGAGGGCagaccccccccacaccccccaaagTGTGCCCAGGGGTTGGGGGCGTGCCCAGGAATCGCCTCCACCCTGtgcttcccctccagccctggaagcgattgctggggagggggatgcccaggggctgggggatgcccaggggctgggggatgcccagggGTGGTTGGCACCCACCTGTACAGCACCACGGTGTCAGAGAGGGAACCAACCAGCAGGTCTGGGTACAGGTTGCCATCCACGTCCATGCCACCCGACAGGGAGTACCCAAAAGCTGTCACCCCCACGCCCTCCCCGTCCAGGACCTGGGCGGGGGGCACAGTGCCCACGACAGTCAGAGGGGGGGGCGGTGGCACAACGGGCATCATACCCACGCCCTTCACACCCCCCCTCACCTGAGCTGGCTTGGCCACGATGCCCAGGGTGCTGCCGTGGTAGATGTAGACTTTGCCAGCGCCATCAAAGGGGGCACCGACAGCCAGgtctgggtgggcacagggtgggcgAAGAGCAGGTGGTGAGGTGCTGAATGCCAACCGTCTGATGCCCCCCCCCCGGGTCATTTCttcggggtggggggtggggtgcgtgccccctccctgagccCCCTCACCCTCAAAGCCGTCGCGGTTGAGGTCCCCGGCGGCGCTGAGGGCGATGCCAAACATGGAGCCCCGGGTGCCAGTCAGGCGCAGGGGGGTGGCCAGGTGCCAGCGGCCCGCGGGGTTGATGTAGACGTAGGCAGCGCCCCCGAGCTCCTCCTGGCGCTCAAAGAAGTGGGGGGCACCGACCGCCAGGTCCATCCAGCTGCGGGCACAGCCGCCCTGTCACCCCGCCCCGGCTGGGCACCGGTGCCACGCTCCGGGCACCGGGAGCGGCCGAGCCCTGCCCCCCGCCCGAGCCTCACCCATCGCTGTTGAGGTCCAGGACGGCCACGGCGTGGCCGAAGGCGGAGGTGAGCTGCTGCCCACGCAGCACGGCCTCGGGCACCAGCCGGTTGGCACTGTCCCGCCGCAGGATCACCACGGCCCCCGTGTGGTTGGCACGGGGGGCACCGCTGACGAAGCTCAGCTCCCGCCGCCGAGTCAGCCCCGTGCCGGAGTCCACTGAGAAGCCTGCGGagatcggggggggggggggggggtggtgcccGCCTGGTTGGTGCCCCCTCGGTCGCTGCCCACCTCGTTGATGCCCACCCAGTCGGTTCCCACCTGCTTGGTGCCAGTCTGGGTGGTGCCCACCTGCTTGCATGCCCGCCCCCGGGTGTTGTCCACCTGCTCGGTGCCCACCTCCTGGGTGGTGCCAACGCGGTTGATGCCCACCCGgaccccccctcctctccttctctgtctCCACTCAGCTCTGTGTGGGACCCCctgaggcggggggggggctcctgcctcagtttcccctcctgGCACTCACTGGGGAGGGGCAAGACTGtggtgccccctccccagctcggGGGGCACTGGAGGGTgggcacggggtgggggggatggagttgcagggggtggggaggagggcaaggaccagcgcccccccccccccccccttcccttcagtCTGGGTGGAGAAGTGAaagtttggggagggggtggggggcaggctggacactccccccccccggccTAAAGCTGGAGCTAGGCCAGAAGCCCCTTCCCCACATGCAGAGGTTGCTGCatgcagccccccaggcagccatGCAGCCCCCCCAAGgccacccagcagcccccagccccccagatccatgcccccccccccatgcaGAACCAGAGGGAACAGCACAGGGacagtggggagctggggggggcccACGCCAGGCTCTCTGTGTCCCCCTCCCCTattgctggagctctgtgtcctcccccCCCggagctctgtgcccccccGGGGCCTctaccccctccccaccagcctgGCGCTGCCCCCAGCGCGGTGACacaggacagggatggggacaaagCAGCcccgggcgggggggggggggaggaagttTGGGACCCCTCTCCGCCCCCACCCCGCGGGGAGGTGACAGCTGCAGGCGTGGGGAGcatgcgggggggggggggacaccatGTGGGGGAGGGGACACCATGCACACGCGCGTGCGGGGGGGGCGTGGTGTGGGCAAGGGGGGGCATGGGCAGCGCTGCGTGGCAGGGAAGGGTGGGGACTGTGGCGAGGGGGGGGACACGGGGGTGCGGCGTGGGGGACATGTGTGTGACACGAGTGTGACACGAGTGTGGCATGGGGCCGGGAGGGGGGGGGACGTGTGTGGGATGTGGGGACCTGTGCGGCAGGGGGACACGAGGCGGGGGGGGGACACGGGTGTGGGACGTGGGGACACGGGTGGGGGACACTCGTGTGCGGGACCTGCGTGTGCCATGACACGCGTGTGTCATATGTGACACGGGGACATggcgggggggggacacacacacacacacctgtgtGTGCCACGGGGCCCCGCGTGTGCCATACACCTGCCGTGGGGGCCACGTATGCGCCACGCGTGTGCCACGCGGGCACCCCCCCGGCGCCTGGCACGGCGCCGCTGCGATGCCCCCCCCCGGGCGCTTCCCTTTcgccctctccctccctcccctccgcccctcccccccccccagcagcagcgctgggcaggagctgggcacagagggaacacacagagcacaggacaGGGCTGCGGGTGGCACACACGGGAGGGTGGCACACGACTGGCACCTGGCGCTTACGAACCCAAGTAGCTATTGGGGGCCACATCGCCTGGCACGGCGCCGGGCACCTTCTCCCCGGGCTCAGGGCTTTTGTACACCAGCTGGTCGGGGTCTGAGCTCTCAATGTTTGTCACAAAGAGCAGCCCTGCGTGGAGAGGGCGAACCGGGCGGTGGGTGCCCGCCCCTTGCCCACCCCTcgacctcccccaccccccgtaCCCAGGTAGCTGTTGGAGGGCACGGGGATGAGGGAGGGGTCCTGCTCCTTCTCGCCCCCCGCCTCGTAGGGGCCATCGTCGTAGCGCAGCAGCAGGTCCGGGGAGCTCTGGTTGAGCAGCTCCACTCGCAGGGTCCCTGCCGGAGCGAGGAGggtgaggggcttgggggggcGCGGTGCCCCCCGTCTGGGGGAGGAAGGTGATGCCACCCCCACccggctctgcccccagcccttgggACACGGagaaggctgctgagggccagcCTGGCATGGGCAGAGCGTTGGAggggtgggcacagagctggggaggggcacagTGGAGGTCGcaggtgcccaggagcagcccgGCCAGCACCATGTACCACCCAGCGCCTGGTACTGGTGGGCACGGGACTGGAGAGTGGCACTCTGGAGGTCACAGGTGCCTGGGATGCCCCCAGTCGTCAGTAGGTCCAGTCTAGTGCCTGGTACcggtgggcacagggctgaagAGGGGGAGACTGGAGGTCAgaggtgcccaggagcagcccaaCCAGCACCAAGTCCTCCCCAGTGCCTGGTACtgatgggcacagggctggagagtgGCACAGAGGAGGTCACAGGTGCCCAGGACGCCCCCAGTCGTCACTAGGTCCAACCTAGTGCCCGGTACcggtgggcacagggcaggggagacTCACACCGATGGGCACAGGGCCGGAGGGTGGCACCCGGAGctcacagctgcccaggggaggacCCAAACCGCTCCAAACCTcaagcttggggggggggggggcggcgggggggaggtgccagggctgcccctccCCCTACCCTTCCCTTACCTTTCCAGTTGTAGGTGCCAGGGGCGCCCAGCAGGATGTAGTGGTGGTCGGGGctgaaggctgctgccaggccctgctggcacGACCCGAAGCGGTCGTGGCCCTGGGGTCGGCCCTGGCAGAACTTCCATTCGCCGCCGTCCAGCTCGTCCCGGACGCGCAGGTCCTGGCTCAGCACGAAGCAGCGCCCGATGATGTCCCTGGTCTCCAGCGGCTGCCGCACCCGGTGCCGCGCCTCGTAGCGGTGGGCACAGGTCTGCCCGGGGCGGCATTGAGGGGCAAAGGTACCCAGGATGCCCTCAGTCATCGCCAGGTCCCACCCAGTGCCTGGTActggtgggcacagggctggggagggggagactGGGGGGGAAGAGGTGCCCAGGATGCCCTCAGTCACCACCGGTGCCTGGTActggtgggcacagggctggggagggggagactGGGGGGGAAGAGGTGCCCAGGATGCCCTCAGTCACCACCGATGCCTCGtaggggtgggcacagggctggggaggggggcatcGGGTGGGCATCGGTGCCCAGGAGCACCCCAGCCATCCCCATGTCCCACCCGGTGCCTCAGACcggtgggcacagggctggggacagggctgaggggagggggggggggagggaggggggggtcAGGTGTGCCAAGGGATGCCAACCCCCCGGGGGTGCTCACCACGATCTTGCCACCAGCTCCTTGGCTCTTGACGCTCACCCCCAGCCATTGGTTCTCTTTGCTCTCCCGCTCGGGGTCCCCTGGTGGGCACCCCCGCGTCAGCCCCACCGGGACCACCCCCCCTCGCACCCCTaaacctctccccctgcccccctgggcacaccccttgggcacaggcagggtcaGCCCCACCGGGACCCCCCACGCCCCAACCCCAAGTCCCTCCCGCAGACCCCCTGGGCACACCCCCGGGCACGCCCCCGGGCACACCCCTGGGCACACCC
This genomic window contains:
- the ITGA7 gene encoding integrin alpha-7 isoform X3; this encodes MEGAGGLRASCLCLQLLAAAAFNLDVSSTLLKDGDRGSLFGFAVALHRQLSPEPASWLLVGAPQAPALPSQGANRTGALFACPLTPELSDCWRVPIDEGGDPERESKENQWLGVSVKSQGAGGKIVTCAHRYEARHRVRQPLETRDIIGRCFVLSQDLRVRDELDGGEWKFCQGRPQGHDRFGSCQQGLAAAFSPDHHYILLGAPGTYNWKGLLFVTNIESSDPDQLVYKSPEPGEKVPGAVPGDVAPNSYLGFSVDSGTGLTRRRELSFVSGAPRANHTGAVVILRRDSANRLVPEAVLRGQQLTSAFGHAVAVLDLNSDGWMDLAVGAPHFFERQEELGGAAYVYINPAGRWHLATPLRLTGTRGSMFGIALSAAGDLNRDGFEDLAVGAPFDGAGKVYIYHGSTLGIVAKPAQVLDGEGVGVTAFGYSLSGGMDVDGNLYPDLLVGSLSDTVVLYRARPVVHVSRNLSLTPPSIDLERSNCQQQEGVCVEVRACFSYASSPAAYSPNLVLEYVFDAEAERRRQGHAPRGAFLGRRPSDPEHQFSGRVELPQQHARGCGAATFRLHDSIRDKLRPIALTLAYGIQGTAAPRRGRRVALPALPPLAPVLSPQQPSSLRTEVHFLKQGCGEDRICQSNLQLRFQFCARLGDADFVPVPRGEDGTAIFAMSDQKDVALEIQVTNEPSDPAEPQRDGDDAHEASLSATFPPELPYSALRPYDGPGPAAKPVLCLANANGSRVECELGNPLKRGAQVHFFLILSTLGITLQTTDLAVELALSTISEQPGLEPVVARARVVIELPLTVTGVAVPPRLFFGGVVRGESAMRREGQVGSGVSFEVTVSHRGQALKTLGSAFLTLLWPQELPSGKWLLYPLQLELEAPPGQRVPCTPRANPLRLALEPQGEAEPPEPPPRLGSWWVPAPSEKKKNVTLDCAQGTARCQPFRCPLPSFERAAVLRARGRLWNSTFLEEFLAVTSVELIVRASVSVTSSIKNLVLRDGATQMPISIYLDPGAAVAGGVPWWVVPLAVLAGILLLALLVLILWKLGFFRRVRAVPPAVPQYHAVKIPREERQQFREEKTGTIQRKEWAASPGGTTDGHLAPASA
- the ITGA7 gene encoding integrin alpha-7 isoform X2, which gives rise to MEGAGGLRASCLCLQLLAAAAFNLDVSSTLLKDGDRGSLFGFAVALHRQLSPEPASWLLVGAPQAPALPSQGANRTGALFACPLTPELSDCWRVPIDEGGDPERESKENQWLGVSVKSQGAGGKIVTCAHRYEARHRVRQPLETRDIIGRCFVLSQDLRVRDELDGGEWKFCQGRPQGHDRFGSCQQGLAAAFSPDHHYILLGAPGTYNWKGTLRVELLNQSSPDLLLRYDDGPYEAGGEKEQDPSLIPVPSNSYLGFSVDSGTGLTRRRELSFVSGAPRANHTGAVVILRRDSANRLVPEAVLRGQQLTSAFGHAVAVLDLNSDGWMDLAVGAPHFFERQEELGGAAYVYINPAGRWHLATPLRLTGTRGSMFGIALSAAGDLNRDGFEDLAVGAPFDGAGKVYIYHGSTLGIVAKPAQVLDGEGVGVTAFGYSLSGGMDVDGNLYPDLLVGSLSDTVVLYRARPVVHVSRNLSLTPPSIDLERSNCQQQEGVCVEVRACFSYASSPAAYSPNLVLEYVFDAEAERRRQGHAPRGAFLGRRPSDPEHQFSGRVELPQQHARGCGAATFRLHDSIRDKLRPIALTLAYGIQGTAAPRRGRRVALPALPPLAPVLSPQQPSSLRTEVHFLKQGCGEDRICQSNLQLRFQFCARLGDADFVPVPRGEDGTAIFAMSDQKDVALEIQVTNEPSDPAEPQRDGDDAHEASLSATFPPELPYSALRPYDGPGPAAKPVLCLANANGSRVECELGNPLKRGAQVHFFLILSTLGITLQTTDLAVELALSTISEQPGLEPVVARARVVIELPLTVTGVAVPPRLFFGGVVRGESAMRREGQVGSGVSFEVTVSHRGQALKTLGSAFLTLLWPQELPSGKWLLYPLQLELEAPPGQRVPCTPRANPLRLALEPQGEAEPPEPPPRLGSWWVPAPSEKKKNVTLDCAQGTARCQPFRCPLPSFERAAVLRARGRLWNSTFLEEFLAVTSVELIVRASVSVTSSIKNLVLRDGATQMPISIYLDPGAAVAGGVPWWVVPLAVLAGILLLALLVLILWKLGFFRRVRAVPPAVPQYHAVKIPREERQQFREEKTGTIQRKEWAASPGGTTDGHLAPASA
- the ITGA7 gene encoding integrin alpha-7 isoform X1 → MEGAGGLRASCLCLQLLAAAAFNLDVSSTLLKDGDRGSLFGFAVALHRQLSPEPASWLLVGAPQAPALPSQGANRTGALFACPLTPELSDCWRVPIDEGGDPERESKENQWLGVSVKSQGAGGKIVTCAHRYEARHRVRQPLETRDIIGRCFVLSQDLRVRDELDGGEWKFCQGRPQGHDRFGSCQQGLAAAFSPDHHYILLGAPGTYNWKGTLRVELLNQSSPDLLLRYDDGPYEAGGEKEQDPSLIPVPSNSYLGLLFVTNIESSDPDQLVYKSPEPGEKVPGAVPGDVAPNSYLGFSVDSGTGLTRRRELSFVSGAPRANHTGAVVILRRDSANRLVPEAVLRGQQLTSAFGHAVAVLDLNSDGWMDLAVGAPHFFERQEELGGAAYVYINPAGRWHLATPLRLTGTRGSMFGIALSAAGDLNRDGFEDLAVGAPFDGAGKVYIYHGSTLGIVAKPAQVLDGEGVGVTAFGYSLSGGMDVDGNLYPDLLVGSLSDTVVLYRARPVVHVSRNLSLTPPSIDLERSNCQQQEGVCVEVRACFSYASSPAAYSPNLVLEYVFDAEAERRRQGHAPRGAFLGRRPSDPEHQFSGRVELPQQHARGCGAATFRLHDSIRDKLRPIALTLAYGIQGTAAPRRGRRVALPALPPLAPVLSPQQPSSLRTEVHFLKQGCGEDRICQSNLQLRFQFCARLGDADFVPVPRGEDGTAIFAMSDQKDVALEIQVTNEPSDPAEPQRDGDDAHEASLSATFPPELPYSALRPYDGPGPAAKPVLCLANANGSRVECELGNPLKRGAQVHFFLILSTLGITLQTTDLAVELALSTISEQPGLEPVVARARVVIELPLTVTGVAVPPRLFFGGVVRGESAMRREGQVGSGVSFEVTVSHRGQALKTLGSAFLTLLWPQELPSGKWLLYPLQLELEAPPGQRVPCTPRANPLRLALEPQGEAEPPEPPPRLGSWWVPAPSEKKKNVTLDCAQGTARCQPFRCPLPSFERAAVLRARGRLWNSTFLEEFLAVTSVELIVRASVSVTSSIKNLVLRDGATQMPISIYLDPGAAVAGGVPWWVVPLAVLAGILLLALLVLILWKLGFFRRVRAVPPAVPQYHAVKIPREERQQFREEKTGTIQRKEWAASPGGTTDGHLAPASA